Genomic window (Candidatus Krumholzibacteriia bacterium):
CCGCGCCTACACCGGCCGCTCCAAGATCGTGAAGTTCGCCGGCTGCTACCACGGTCATGCCGATTCCTTCCTCATCAAGGCCGGCTCGGGCGTGGCGACGCTGGGTCTGCCCGACAGCCCCGGGGTCACCACGGGGGTGGCGAGCGACACCCTGGTGGCGGAATACAACGACGTCGATCTCGTGGCCGAGTATTTCGACGCCAACCATGGCGCCATCGCTTGCATCATCGTGGAACCCGTGGTCGGCAACATGGGTGTCGTCGTGCCGCGCCAGCACTACCTGGAAAAACTACGCGCCCTGTGCGACGAGAATGACGCGCTCTTCATCTTCGACGAGGTGATGACCGGCTTCCGCCTGGCGCCGGGCGGCGCCCAGGAGCGCCTGGGAATCGGCGCCGATCTCGTCACCTTCGGCAAGGTGATCGGCGGTGGTCTACCCATCGGTGCCTATGGCGGCCGTCGCGATCTCATGGAGATGATCGCCCCGAGCGGCCCGGTCTACCAGGCGGGGACGTTGTCGGGGAATCCCGTGGCGGTGGCGGCGGGTCTCGCCATGCTCGATCTCATCGCCGCGACACCGAGCCTCTACCAGCAGCTCGAAGCGAGCACGAAGCGGCTCGCCGACGGGATCGAAGACCATCTGCGCCGGCTGAAGGTGCAAGCCTGCGTGCAGCGCTTCGGCTCCATGTGGACACTGTTTTTCCACCCTGGCCCGGTGCGCAGCTGGCAGGATGCCGTGGGCTGCGACACCCAGCGCTTCGCTCGCTTCTACCAGGCCCTCTTGCAGCGTGGTGTTCTCCTGCCCCCGTCGCAGTTCGAGGCCTGCTTCGTGAGCGCGGCGCACGACGACGCCAGCATCGATGCGACCCTCCAGGCGATCGGTGCGGCGCTCGAGGAGATCCGGGCGTGAGCGACGCCCCCTTCCTGCAGGCCTGCCGGCGACAGCCGGTGCCGCACCGCCCGGTGTGGTTCATGCGCCAGGCCGGGCGCTACATGCCGGAGTACCGTGCTCTCCGCGAGCGCGCCAGCTTCCTCGACATGTGCCGCAATCCCGATCTGGCGGTCGAGGTGACCCTGCAACCCGTCCGCGCCCTCGGCGTCGACGCGGCCATCCTCTTCAGCGACATCCTCATCACCATGGAAGGCATGGGCATCCGCGCCGAGTTCGCTCCCGGCCCGGTGATCCCCGACCCCGTGCGCACCCGCGCCCAGGTGCAGGCCTTGCGCGTGCCGGACCCCGAGGAAGCGGTGCCCTTCGTCCTGGAAGCGCTGCGGCGCCTGCGGCGAGAGCTGCCCCGCCACATTGCCCTCGTCGGTTTCTGCGGCGCTCCCTGGACTCTGGCCAATTACGTGGTCGAAGGGGGCGGCGCCAAGGAATTCACCCGCTTGAAACGCTTCCTCTACGAAGACCCGGAGGCAGGCGAAATGTTGCTGCACAAACTGGCGGCGACGAGCACCGCCTATCTGGTGGCGCAGATCGAAGCCGGGGCGCAAGCGGTGCAGATCTTCGACACCTGGGCCGGGCTGCTCGATCCGGACGACTTCGCGCGCTGGGCCTTGCCCCACGTGCGGCAGATGATCGTGGAGGTGAAGCGCGCCACCGCGGGAGCAGCGCCCATCGTCTACTTCGCCCGCGATGCTTGGTCCGCGGCAGCGCACTTGAAGGCGTGCGGCGCCGACGTGCTCTCCATCGAC
Coding sequences:
- the hemL gene encoding glutamate-1-semialdehyde 2,1-aminomutase, which produces MDTVPGPRSRELMQRAVSRLPGGVNSPVRAFRAVGGDPIFVVRGEGPRVWDADGQSYIDYIGSWGPLLFGHAHPRIVDAVREASARGTSFGVPTEAEVTLAERLCAMVPGLDMVRLVNSGTEATMSAIRLARAYTGRSKIVKFAGCYHGHADSFLIKAGSGVATLGLPDSPGVTTGVASDTLVAEYNDVDLVAEYFDANHGAIACIIVEPVVGNMGVVVPRQHYLEKLRALCDENDALFIFDEVMTGFRLAPGGAQERLGIGADLVTFGKVIGGGLPIGAYGGRRDLMEMIAPSGPVYQAGTLSGNPVAVAAGLAMLDLIAATPSLYQQLEASTKRLADGIEDHLRRLKVQACVQRFGSMWTLFFHPGPVRSWQDAVGCDTQRFARFYQALLQRGVLLPPSQFEACFVSAAHDDASIDATLQAIGAALEEIRA
- the hemE gene encoding uroporphyrinogen decarboxylase, whose translation is MSDAPFLQACRRQPVPHRPVWFMRQAGRYMPEYRALRERASFLDMCRNPDLAVEVTLQPVRALGVDAAILFSDILITMEGMGIRAEFAPGPVIPDPVRTRAQVQALRVPDPEEAVPFVLEALRRLRRELPRHIALVGFCGAPWTLANYVVEGGGAKEFTRLKRFLYEDPEAGEMLLHKLAATSTAYLVAQIEAGAQAVQIFDTWAGLLDPDDFARWALPHVRQMIVEVKRATAGAAPIVYFARDAWSAAAHLKACGADVLSIDWRTPLDLARRTLGADIAVQGNLDPAALFAPWPLLQARADAVLARAGDTPGHIFNLGHGILPETPVDSVRRLVEHVHERSTPGGRGTAPPRPHRSGSPEEAA